From Topomyia yanbarensis strain Yona2022 chromosome 1, ASM3024719v1, whole genome shotgun sequence, one genomic window encodes:
- the LOC131696268 gene encoding uncharacterized protein K02A2.6-like, whose product MKRVPGEQNIADALSRLIQEAEKTIPFEEEDDNHFLFSLDAGFMDITWEEIERHSENDEELELVRGAITCRHWPVGLRRFEVQKDNLHVLGSLFFKDDKSILPYQLRLKAMQLSHSGHVGETAMKSIMREFFWWPGMASDVVKYVKQCETCTTLSRKSPPVPLSSRELPDGPWQIIQIEFLSMPTFGSGLFLVPVDSYSRYLSIIQSN is encoded by the coding sequence ATGAAGCGAGTACCGGGTGAGCAGAATATCGCCGATGCTCTTTCGCGGTTGATTCAAGAAGCGGAAAAAACAATACCATTTGAGGAAGAGGATGACaatcattttttgttttctctggACGCTGGATTTATGGACATCACGTGGGAAGAAATAGAGCGACATTCAGAAAATGACGAAGAACTTGAACTAGTACGAGGAGCAATCACATGCAGGCATTGGCCTGTTGGATTGCGCAGATTTGAAGTTCAAAAAGATAATCTCCATGTATTAGGGTCCCTCTTCTTCAAAGATGATAAGTCAATACTTCCATACCAATTACGCCTTAAAGCAATGCAGCTGTCACATTCTGGTCATGTGggagaaacagcgatgaaaaGCATTATGCGCGAGTTTTTCTGGTGGCCAGGTATGGCATCGGATGTCGTGAAATATGTGAAACAGTGCGAGACCTGTACAACGCTATCCAGGAAGAGTCCTCCAGTTCCACTATCGAGCCGAGAGCTGCCAGACGGACCGTGGCAGATAATTCAGATTGAGTTTCTGTCGATGCCCACATTTGGTTCCGGACTCTTTCTGGTCCCAGTCGACTCTTATTCGCGCTACCTATCAATTATCCAATCCAATTAA